Genomic window (Marasmius oreades isolate 03SP1 chromosome 3, whole genome shotgun sequence):
CCTTCGTCGCTGACTCCCTAAATTCCTCAGCGCGTTGATTCCACTCATAGATTATAGACCTTAACTTTCTGGGACCTTTATTGTATAATCCTTTTTCTGTAGTACGCCATCGTTCGTTGATCCGGACTGTTTATCCCTTGTTGTATCGTAGTTTCCAGCTCGGTCTTCTGCGTGTACAAGCCCTGTTCAGTGACCCCTTGTTTAGAGAATTGAGTGTTTTCTCTTGTTTATACCGAGGACCTGCTAAGTAGAACTACAGTATTACTTAAGTTTGGTGCACTTGACGAGGCACATATATGAATATGCGAACGAACAGAACCTCTTAACTCTCCGGGTCAATGTCTACTTGGCGGCTACAGTATTCGCGAATACTCTAACGTACACAACTTACAACTAACACTGGTATGTGTGCCCGGTTCTCGAGTCATTCGGCTATAAACAGATCGATTCTATGCTGAGAAAGGAAACTTGAGTAGCTCACAACGCTCGGACCAGATAAGTATTCGAGTCTAGATCTGTTCCCAGTCGAGGAGCGGTCGAAGAGCTCAGGCAGGATAGCGTACGTATCTAAAAGTATGCTCCAAGAGTCATCGCAGATGGAAAACATATCGTCTGTTGTGGAAGCCAAATATCTCTAAATTGACGTGGCTAATCTGTAAAGAGTGATGGGATAACGAGGGCAGTGataatgaacgaggaagatgGGAGTTCACCAACACTTTATCTTTGGGAGCTAGAAAACAGAAGAAAGGTACATTGGAAACAGAACTCTGTACTCAGGGTCAGCCTGGTAGACACAATAACCTCCGAcgaagaaagaattgaacacatGAGTGAAAGGGTGATAGAGTAAGGTGTGGCAATGAGGGCGTCGTATATATGTTAAGTTAAATGTCCGATGCTGATGagatggaaagggaaagaatgTTTTTACAGTCAAAGAAACCGTCCATGGAAGATAGGAAAGCGGAAGTTTCGATACAAATGAGGAGGGGCGCATGATATACCTCCGTTCCTTTCGGTTACACCTATGCCTATGAGCACCCATCGTATAGGCGGTTTAATGGCTTTTGGTATTCCCACAGCGTTTTATTAGAGTCTAAACAAGTAAAGATGGATGGTAAGGCACTAGTCATAACAAGGGCGCCGGACCATACCAGAATATTGATCCAAATGACGACTGATATAATCCGTAGTAGGATAATCCTTAGGGTTACATCCGATATTCTGTTGGCCTTTTCGTTGATATATACGAACGTAGTCGAATGCCATCTCAGCCGGAAACTTGAGAGTATTCAAACGAATGTTTTGCCAGTTCTCTGCGGAAGCCGTTAGTATCACACCGTTAGGAGCAGTGACCTGAGAATATTACTACTCACGACTGATGCCCAAGTTCAACACCATAGCCATCGGCTCTTCCGGTACTAACCTTTGGCCAACTTGTGAACCTCCAGCACCTGTATCAGGGCCAACTACACCAGGCCTAAGTGTCACGGACTGCTTTCCGTCAATTTGCCAAGTAATATGTCCGTTGTCGCGGTCGTTGATGTCCGACCAATATTCGAAACCATATGTAACATACCTTGagggaaacaaaggtcagGTATCAAGGGTCAAATGGAAAACAATCCTTGTTTACCTCTGATTGGGCACCCCCTGATACCCGTCTGCGGGGACCTTCGTCAAGCCTGAAACAGCTTGCTGTAAAGGTGAGCCGTGGTACGGGTTGGTATAGGTATTGCTTGCGTTGTAAATGGTGAGGGTGTTGTTGTTCTGTGAGGGGTCCAGTGAGACACGGACGACGAAAACGAATAATAAAGAATCTACTTCGACGATCGTGTAATCATGAGAAAACGGGGCAAACTGGACACTTTGACTGGCAACATTCCCAGGTAGTCGGATGTCAGTAATGGGGTCCGTCTTTTGGTCTTTCTGAATTTCAATGATATCGATCTATTTGTTGCAGAttcagaaaggaaagagaaatTATCAATGAAAAAGTGAGCGAGAAAAAAGGAATTATCGACACAAGTCATACCTCTGGAGCACCGCGTCCACGGTACCGGTTCTCTTTGTCCAACCATGGCCCAGGATGATCTGAAGATGGGCAGCTACACGCGCTGTAATACGATCCATCAACAAAGGAAGAGATATACAAAGAAACATGAGATCACCTCAACCGTTGTCCAGTCAGAACGCTGAGCTTCATGTCGTATTGAGGCCAGCTACGTTCACTAGATAACGCTGCAGcgggtccagattggtccttCATTGTCTGATTCGGGAAAGAACCGACATCGCATGCGTCATAGCTAAGGAGGAAATGTCAGTCGGTAGCAACgagagagggagaagaggtGATTGGAAAGACTCGTAAATCAACGATCATTGAACAAAACGGTATGCCAAGCCAGTAATGTGCAAAAAGTATGAACTGAAGGCCGAGCCTACCTATAAGGCCACATCCCATCAGTAGTAGCTCGATAGCCCGGTCGTCCCAAGTTCCCCATCGTCCAAGCTCCTGGCCAATAGCCCTCAGCTTCACCATTCTGTACAGGGATAATTGATGAGCTCGGTCCAGCGCAACAAGCGTCCAGGTAACTCTACTAACCGGGCCAGGCAATGTAACGCTGATTTCAACATAACCGTTTGTGAAACAAAGCTTATTCCAGCTCTGCAGCATGCCGCTACGATAAGCCAAATTGTGATTTTCGTCAGGGGTGAATGGAGCTGTTGAACCGGGGGTTAACCCGGGAGTCAGAGTATCGGCACTATCCATTGTGATGACAAGTGCACCATCCCGCGTCGTTACCTACCATCCCAGATAAACACGCTTCCTCAGCAGTGAACAGGCGAGAGAAAGAGTTTGGGAACTACCTGCTGAGGATCATACCATTCCGAGTCACCCGTAACACCATACCAGAAGTCCATCGCTTCAAAATACGGGTCATCTCCTGGCCAAAACGTTCGTCCATCCTCATTGAACTCATCACTGAACACTAATTCATATTCCTCGCCGTCAAATCCTTTTCGGGTTCGGGCCTTTTGAGGTAGATCAGGACAGGAAATTCgggaaagaagaaacaaCCCACGCTTTGAGGTGTTTCCTTATCAACCAGCTCTCTAACGTTAGGCAAGACCGGCGCTTGGCCAGTAGCGTTCACTCTAATATTGCCATTGATGGCGTCGTTGCGAGCTCTGATGGCGAGGAGATGGAAAGGAACAATCAGTCACGGGACTTGTGTtcagaaattggacatagaAACCTTTACCTTGAGTGTAGCTCAGTGATGACGGGATAGAGCAAAAACAGTGCGATCAAGGCCAGTAACATCAATGCAAGCAACCCTAGATTCCAGATCCCCCTCCAAGACCAAGACGAAGAACCACCCTTCCTATTACCATTGTGATACAAAAGTCCACCCTTCGAGTATAACTTCTTCTCGGCCTCCAGACTTGCACTTGGATCATGTAACacatcctcatcgtcatccgGTAAAAGAGAATCCACAGCAGGATCATAAGCGTAAGGTATCAGCCCACGCGGAGCGTTCAAAGGCAAAGGCGAGAACATTGGTGTGTTAGGTGTTCCTGGTGTGCTTCCCGAGGCGTTACTAAACGCTGGACGTGGGTTTCCTAGGCCAGGAGAATGGGCGGGAGTCGGAGGCGAAAGGTTGGGTGGATGGATGGGATGGTGGGAAAAGGGCGATTGGGATTCGGCATTTGCAATCCGGGCTGCAGTCGTCAGTGAAAGACCACCGAAGCCGTAACCTGCAACTATACATTGACAGAAACTGTTAATGACAACAAGGGTGTAAACTGAGAGAAAAGTCTCACCCGTGCCGTTCGAGGTTCCTGTTCCGTCGCTTCTGACACTCAATAATCCCATGGAAGGGTGTTCCCGCAGGCTAGGATACTTGTTATCCGTATCCTCTCCATAGCCCAATCCAAAGCTTACGACACTCGATCTATTCGAACCGCCTCCACCAAACGGTTTCATGGGAGGTATTAACGCTACGTTGACGGAGTCGGAAGCAGAAGAATTTCTGTTAGAGTTAGTGGCAGACTGGGGATTGCTTCCTGGATACGCTGAAGATGGTAGCCCCGGAGGGTGGGGGGAGGTCGGGTCGGCTAACCTGTACAGAACCATAGAACCTTTACCGCCAGCAGGAAGATTGTAAATGGAGGAACTGGCGAAACCGCTTGGCATTATTGAACTAGCGCCTGAAGAGACTGTCGATGGAATCCGGGGCGGTCCATTAGAACCACTAAGATGCACTGAACTGCCTCTTGACACTGGTCTCGATGCTGAGTGAGCTACAGTACTTCTAGATGTTGCGCTTCCGGCGGTTATCCCACCACTCCCTACACCAGCATTGTTTGCCATTTCTCTGTTCGCATCTGCGCCGGTCACCACATCGATGGGCGCCACCAGGCTTCCTGCACTCGACATTGCTGAGCTCGATACAACATTTTGAGTGAACGGATTTCCAGCTTCTTCCGAGCTCACAGACGGTGTGTCGCTGTGGTCGGGAGGGTTATTGGAGCTCACAGACATGGTGTGATGTGACAAGGATGGGGAGAATTCAGATGAGGGATGCTGAGGGTATGGGTGTGTCAAAGACGAGGATAAGACAGTGGAGCCCAAATGACAAGAATCCGCTCCTTCAGGATGAGCCAAAAGAGTCAAAAGTCACGGACGACAACGAGGAAAGGGTTTTTAACGACGGAAACCACGACGAGCGGAGTGGGAGGGAAGGATAGAGGTAGGTCGTCACCGTGGAAGGAAAGAGATGATGGACGCAGGCTGGTGGGAATTTTTCATTCCGGAGCGGTGCGACCGCTGGTTTCCTAAGATGGCCATGACCAATATTTTAGGTTATGAGCGAATTATTTTGACAAGAAATTTTATCCACTTGGGGATGGACCTCCTACCAATTTATACGGCATGATGTCATCAATGATAGGCCCATGGATCCTCCTTCTCACGACAAGCTGGATGAATGATCCACCGCCCCTTGGCAGAGTTTCTACAGTAACACCTGGCCACGCCTGTTCACAGTGTGCCGCAGCTCGGGTCGTGTTGCAGTGCGGCTGAGGCTATGTAGGAAATAGCAGAACGGTGTCAGTCCCACGTTCAGTAACTGACAACCATCGGAACGCCAACCTGTATCCAGACCACTACAGTAGTTCCCAAGTTCCTAATTATATCGTGGCACGGTCTGAAGACTATCATTATTGTTATTTCTGTTGCCATCACAGGACAACTGCCTTCAGACTTAAGAATCAGACGAGTTAGACGAGTTCTGTGGCGCCACACAATATTTAGTTCACGTCATATCAAAACATTGCAGATCAGGAGCTCTAGTAAACATATCCCAAGATCTTTCCTCCAACGTTTTTGCGACGAGCCTCTTCATGGTCGAGGATCCCAGAAGAGGTGGTCTAAATCGTAAAAAGGTCAACATCAAGGTCAAAAGAGAATCAAGATGATGTCACATACAAGGATGATGATACCAAAACCACGAGAAGGAAGAAGCAAGTTGACCCAAGACTCAATTTGGGTAACTTGAACATTGAACCGAGGGGAAATGACACCACACTTGTTCAAGCGACCGTTGAGCTGAATGACGATCTTGCCCGCACGGTGGTCGTCAATGATCTCGAATTCGCCGATGTAGCCTATATCATTCAGGTCAGTAACGGAGATCCACAAAACCAGTGCGTAAAAAGAAAAATGGATGTGGTCTCATCTGTGAACTCGACGACCGTAGAAGGTAATGGCGGGAGTAGAGCTGTTTGGTTTCCGAGACAAAAGGTGCGTTTTTATTTCGGAGGGTTAAAACGAGGGACAGGTGGAAGTGAAACCTCGTCTATCGTAGTTATATCACTCCGAGGGTGGAACAAACGAGTGGTTTTTAGCTAGAGTTGTGAACTCACCATGTCTCTGCATGACACTCAAAAATTTTACAACGACCTTGGAGGAGGGTCGAATGAGGACCTGTCGCTTTCCACGACGCTCCGCGTTGACAATGTTATTTAAGCAGTCGTTCTGGAGGAACGCTCAACAATCTAGTAAATCACGAGACGCCAATGAATCACTCACAAGGACGGATACGCGAACCATTTTGAAGACGAAGCTAAGTCAATCAAGTATGGTTCCTAGGGAATGTCTCGTAAGTCAACATGTAAAGCCCTGTCTGAGTGTCGCACTACGGAAAGCGCGAGTCAAACGGGCTGTCGGAGAGCTTCATATCTCGAACGTTGTTGAGATTAACTTTGAAAGACCGTAGACTTAACGCATAACCGCATAGTGAATGATAGGTACCTTTTGAGGGATCTTGAGGACAAGGAGGAGACAAGGAGGAAGAATGTGAAAAGAATAACCTTTACGTACTTTTCTGGTGATTGTGTGTTTGAGTGGCTTGGGAAAGCTGCCCAGTTTTGACAGCCACCAATCCGGATATTGCCGAAATTTTCCGTCTACGAAGGTCGTATCGACGTTCCCCAATCACTAGCGCGCCAAAAGTCTCAAGACCACCACCGACTTAAACAACAACATGGTGGGTAGCAGATAATTAAGAATGCATGATTATTAATCTCGTTCTAGGGCCGTGTTAGGACAAAGACCACAAAGAGGGCTTCCCGAGTCTTGATTGAAAAATAGTTAGTGCAAGAGATATTTAGAAGGGTAGTTTTGGTTTTGACGAGTTGCTTTGACTTCTTAGCTATCCCCGTCTCACTCTTGACTTCCACACGAACAAGAGGATCATTGATGAAGTTGTGCGTAATCACCTCAATCTACTCTCGAAGAATAACGGTCCTGAACAGTCTAATCGTAGGCCGTCGTTCCTTCAAAGCGTCTGCGCAACAAAATATCCGGCTTCACCACTCACTTGATGAAGCGTATCCAGAAGGGTCCCGTTCGTGGTATCTCCTTCAAACTTCAGGAAGAAGAGCGCGAGCGCAAAGACAACTACGTCCCCGAAGTTTCCGCCCTTGATAATAGTGGTGCCCCactcgatgtcgatgaagagACGAAGGTTTATATACTCATCATCACCTGCCACAAATTTGACTGATCTTGTTTGCGACAGCAAATGCTTCGTGCTCTCAATTTCGAGTCGATCCCCATCAACGTCGTTACCCCCGTTTCTCCCCAAGTAGAGCGTGGCCCTCGGAGGGAGAGGAGAAACGTTCCCGGTGCTGGCCGATGAGTCATTGATAGCTGGATCTGCCGTAGGGCCATATCAGGCCAGGGGAAAACCAAACGGTCTCCCTTTTGTATCGTCGGTATACCTCTTAGTTTTTCCATGTCCTATGTACTCTTTTTTTTGCATGCAGTCAACAAAAAGACCTATGCACGCCGACATTCACAATTCTCGGAATGGGTTTTATACAATTGCTCAAGAAAGATTTGTTCATAGAATCATTTTCCCTTAAATCATCAGAATATACATGAAGACCATGATGCTCATGGTCAACCGTGACGGAACGCCATGCAATGTTCCCGAGTTCTGGCCAGATACTGTGGTAGACGCCTGACTGAgagtctgagtctgagtctgagtctGAACCGCCGTCGGAGTTGCTGCGACATCGAGTGCTGTAATAGTCCAATACGTGGTAATGCGCAATCCTCCCGCCAAAAAGTTAGCCGAGCGTGCAGTTCCCACGGCTGGCCTCCCCGCCAAATGCTGAATTAAGAACGGCGAATGAGTTAATCTCAACATCGGCCACATACTCACTCAAACTCTTTAGGGATATCAATATTTGGGATGAAAATAAGATGATTTATCGGAGAAAAATCCGGAATTTAGTGAAATGCCAGCTTTTGCAACATGTAAACACTTGAATAATGGGAAATCTTTACTTATTCTCCGATAAATCATTTTGAATTGTTGCAGAAACCTATTTCCGAGTGTTTTCGGGGAGCCAGAAGCTCCAGGAAGCTCAACTAACTATTCTCCGCGGAATGAGTGAATCGAGTGAAAATAGAGTGTAAACATATGTAAACAAACGCGACGCGCTCGTCCAGAACACATTAAACACGCTGAACACCCCCAATGCTCTGTGTCTATGCCTTTCCAGCTCATCAAAAATGAAATGTCAAGGAGAAATTCAAGGACTATATTggatagaggaagaggaagaaaccgTTCTCAGAAGTACGAGGAGTTGCGAAGGGCAATTGAACGGTTTAATGCCGGGGTTGAGTTGGAGGGTGCAGGAGAGCTAGAGGAGGACGTTGTGGGGTTATAAACAGGTGTCGCTGGGCATAGGAAGGTGGGAGTGGGAGACGACGAAGCAGAGTGCGGCCGGGGAGCTTCTCTGATGAATATACTAGTAGTAGTAGCGCAGTGGACCAGCCTCAGCGCTGCCGAGTATTATAAGTAATTCAATATGGAATTTGATGGATTCTCGTGATAGGTATATCCAAATACAGCCATTCATTTGTACTACCCATTCCCATAGTCTGTACTACGATTTGAACTCTACACGAAGTTGCATATCAAGTTGAAAGTCAGTGCTCATATTCGCCGCGTTTCAGACGCGACACCCGCCAAATTAGTGCTGACTAAGCGCACGCTCTCAGAACCGGCGTTGCGCATTACCAGTATTCAATACGGAACAGCAGGCCCAGTGAAGGTCGTTGTCTGTGTAGAAGACTGTCCCACAACCCAATCTTCCTCGACACATTGCCCCTTATCTTGCCCTCCAAATACGCAAGACTGCGATACGGCGACGGCACCCGTTTCCTCCGGAACGTAGATAATTTCATACGCGGATGAACCGACGGCAATAAACGTTTCTAAAGAGCAATAAAATCTGTGACTTTCGACAGCCGAGAGACAGAACAAGAATGTCGTACGCGTGTATGTCGAGGCTGCAGTGGCCGTTGACAAGAAAGGGGTCGAATGCGTGTCGTCGAACACTAGGTATTCGCTCACGCGAATTCGATCTACTAGAGTTGTCGCCCCGTCCGTGCCAGTTCCAGCCAACTCAAACTCTTGAGTGTTTCCCGGGGTGGAGAAAGGATACGATGTTTTTTCTACCACGTTGAGCGTGACGGGAGTTTGAGCCAGTACTGTTACAATCGGGTGAATAAGTTGCTTCAAGGATCCTTGGCTCACTCACCCGACATCATCTGCAACAACTGTAAGAAAAGGGTAACAAGGAGCTGCTTGAGAGTCATAGCTCCTACGTGGTGGTTGGCTGAACAGGGATCAAGTACATGGCAATTCTGGATTCATGACGACAAATGCGGCCGATTCAGGTTCGCGTTGGATTGATCAAAACGCTCTATACATGGAAACTTTTGGACACGCAGCACGACGCGCATTTCAAGATTCACGCATGCTTCATGCTTTAAAATGGCTGAAACTACAAAATTTCGGACTGATAAAAGTCCATGATAACTGTTCGTTGGGAGTATATATGTCCTACGACACACACGAGCGCCTGCGTCCAAGGATTGCAATTGTATTACTCGTGCCCATGAGGAaaatagatagatagatagattacacggcgtGGTCCCAAGATTCGGAACTGCCGACTACTAATGTATCCAAGAGCAAGTGATTCCTGAAAAAAAAGCCTTACAATAGGATATGTAAGGTTGGTTACATGGGAAAAGACTTAACTTACGTCCATGTGACACTTCCACACATCGCCTGTCGAATCACTCATAAGAAGCGTCCATTCATCCAGGATTTGGCTTGGGAGCAGAAGGTGATAGCCCTCCATACGTGAATATTCCGGGGAATTGGCTACTAGCCCCGGGAAAAGCGTAGCCTCCGCCAGCACCTCTACCAGCCACACCAGGTGGACTAGCAGTGCCAGTCGAGTCAGCATTCGAGCCACCTTGGAATGGCACAACGGTGGGGATACCAGGGACCATGATCAAGGGGGAAAGCTGGTTCTGGTACGCCTGGTTGCCCGCTGGTGGGGGAGAGTGAGGGTCAACATTTGGATGCACGGGTCCAAGTGTGGGGCTTTGAAGGAAATATAAAGGAGCAGAAGGCTGATATGGCACATAACCGTGCGTGTAAGCCGCCGGTGGGATGGGTGGTACTGGTGGAGGTAGAATAGAAGAGGGATCCTGAGTTCGACGATGCCTGCGGGGTCGGTCATAACGGTGACTGGAATGTTTTCCATTCCTAGACCTATGTTCTTGCCTAGTCTTCTTTTTAACCCTCAGCGGTGGCGTAGAAGTAATGGCATCCACAAAGGAGTATTGATGTGGTGAGTAAAATAGTCTTCGACTCTCTCGATGAGGAGAAAACCGGTTCCTGCTTGTtctgggaggaggagatccGGGTCCGTTACTGGTGGCAACTGATGATCTAGTTGCACTAGTGCCAGAGCTGAGTAGGTCTATTCCACCTACTTCTGGATCTACGGATCTCGCCCAGCCAGGCATCGAGCCACGAGACATCGGTGAAACACCGGTGTACCACGACTTGAGCGGTTTGACCACGGGCTTGTATTCTACTTTGGTTTTTTCCTTTGCATTATCGTGGTCGGAAGGCCTTTCAGGTTTCACTACAATTCTTTTCCACTCCCAAGCACCACGACTCATACCGGGAAAGTAATCAACAGTGATTCTGTCTGTTGCTACCCAGGGCATGTGCCATAGAGTGGAGAAAAATCCGTGTATCGGGCTCAGTTCTGTCGAGAACGACGGCTCATAGCTAATGGATGACGAACCAACAGTGTTATGAGTGATAGATTTGGACATCCTTCGGTAGTCTTCGGTGGGTAACGGACGTACTAACACCGAGGCAGGGTGTGAATAATCCCTTGAGCGTGAAGGCTCCACGTTCGGAGTCACTGCGATGGGTGGGATAGAGGGCTGACGACCGGGGGATCTAGCCGACGTAGACCTGCCAATCGTACCTTGATCATCAGTGACTTCAATCCGAGTTGGATGGGAAGATCGCTCTAAATGAGAGTACGACTGGTACGATGTGGATCGACGTGGTGCTATGGGTGTGTCAACGTTGTCGCTGGGCTGTGCGGGTGCAGGCATAGGTATGGGAACAACCGTGTTCGACGCGCGCTCGACATGTGGCCCCGATAGGTTTGAGGGAAGTTCCGAGATATGTGTGAATGAGCTCTgttgtgaaactggtaaaggAGGGGTGATTCGGAACGAGGGGGGCGGTGGTCTGCGCGGACCGGACACTAATGCGGGGGGTAAACCGTCGACAATATCGGGGTGGGGAGTAGAGGGTAGCGGTCGCCTAGGGCGTTCATTCGTATGCGCCGTTACTGGAGTGGTGGGATTTGAAGCATAACGCGGTAAGGTGTCCTCTTGTGCGGTAGTGGGTTCCGTGTCTGTCATTCGAAGGTTCGGATTTCCGCCGTACCCAAAAACAGTTCCACTGAATTTTCGCAGTCCTTTCACAAAACCACCGACAAAGCGTCTCTTTTTGGCACGCTGTTCCTTCTTGAGTTTCCCTGAACCAGCCTGAAAACCCATATTTGTACCCGAGACATTGGCCTCGAGATTCATGT
Coding sequences:
- a CDS encoding uncharacterized protein (CAZy:GH16) — translated: MSVSSNNPPDHSDTPSVSSEEAGNPFTQNVVSSSAMSSAGSLVAPIDVVTGADANREMANNAGVGSGGITAGSATSRSTVAHSASRPVSRGSSVHLSGSNGPPRIPSTVSSGASSIMPSGFASSSIYNLPAGGKGSMVLYRLADPTSPHPPGLPSSAYPGSNPQSATNSNRNSSASDSVNVALIPPMKPFGGGGSNRSSVVSFGLGYGEDTDNKYPSLREHPSMGLLSVRSDGTGTSNGTVAGYGFGGLSLTTAARIANAESQSPFSHHPIHPPNLSPPTPAHSPGLGNPRPAFSNASGSTPGTPNTPMFSPLPLNAPRGLIPYAYDPAVDSLLPDDDEDVLHDPSASLEAEKKLYSKGGLLYHNGNRKGGSSSWSWRGIWNLGLLALMLLALIALFLLYPVITELHSRARNDAINGNIRVNATGQAPVLPNVRELVDKETPQSARTRKGFDGEEYELVFSDEFNEDGRTFWPGDDPYFEAMDFWYGVTGDSEWYDPQQVTTRDGALVITMDSADTLTPGLTPGSTAPFTPDENHNLAYRSGMLQSWNKLCFTNGYVEISVTLPGPNGEAEGYWPGAWTMGNLGRPGYRATTDGMWPYSYDACDVGSFPNQTMKDQSGPAAALSSERSWPQYDMKLSVLTGQRLSACSCPSSDHPGPWLDKENRYRGRGAPEIDIIEIQKDQKTDPITDIRLPGNVASQSVQFAPFSHDYTIVENNNTLTIYNASNTYTNPYHGSPLQQAVSGLTKVPADGYQGVPNQRYVTYGFEYWSDINDRDNGHITWQIDGKQSVTLRPGVVGPDTGAGGSQVGQRLVPEEPMAMVLNLGISQNWQNIRLNTLKFPAEMAFDYVRIYQRKGQQNIGCNPKDYPTTDYISRHLDQYSDSNKTLWEYQKPLNRLYDGCS
- the RPS22 gene encoding 40S ribosomal protein S22, with amino-acid sequence MVRVSVLNDCLNNIVNAERRGKRQVLIRPSSKVVVKFLSVMQRHGYIGEFEIIDDHRAGKIVIQLNGRLNKCGVISPRFNVQVTQIESWVNLLLPSRGFGIIILTTSSGILDHEEARRKNVGGKILGYVY